A region of Haliotis asinina isolate JCU_RB_2024 chromosome 9, JCU_Hal_asi_v2, whole genome shotgun sequence DNA encodes the following proteins:
- the LOC137295845 gene encoding uncharacterized protein — translation MLMVRNAPSRSTNRQSGALYQSLNMARELGLPENHLRAARVQNIPDEIKALPYFYANFGDSKIAQRYVEEHAQGPGYYLLRLSSKGDNYLSLTVSIDASSVRHVNVVIERIPTLKYYIVEQLKFNSFQDLCKNYSSQRIRNLEQIDNVRLLHPIIHGAESNEAYLPLQTGMPITARRYSDNSIPKTPDAGKLTPQFDFGGLGGRCVDTSQQSTISRALSRRRSASNATRPLPEPPKTGSQSRPPCPPPPTSESNPDTYYSSPRDEDKNRVDELRDGLHETDLCECGVPLCDSQLPLGWTLHKSNDPVSYGCLFYQNAEGETTWSLPLHIVPGITAKMKNVIIKLSNQCGNPPPAVLFPPYQGQARGQGEAHWNGLDSMNDGACRESRKLSEGE, via the exons ATGCTGATGGTTAGGAATGCACCAAGTCGAAG CACCAACCGCCAGTCCGGAGCACTCTATCAGAGCCTCAACATGGCTCGGGAGCTGGGATTGCCGGAGAACCATCTACGAGCTGCCAGAGTTCAGAACATTCCCGATGAAATCAAAGCATTACCATACTTCTATGCAAATTTTGGTGACAGCAAAATT gCGCAGAGATATGTCGAGGAACATGCACAGGGTCCCGGTTACTACCTGTTACGGCTCAgctcaaagggagataactactTGTCTCTCACAGTCAG CATCGATGCAAGCTCTGTCCGGCATGTTAACGTTGTGATTGAACGGATCCCAACACTGAAGTACTACATCGTGGAGCAGCTCAAATTCAATAGCTTCCAAGACCTGTGCAAAAACTACAGCAGTCAGCGAATTCGGAACCTGGAACAGATAGACAACGTCAGACTCCTTCACCCAATCATCCACGGAGCTGAATCCAATGAGGCATATTTACCTCTCCAAACCGGCATGCCCATCACCGCAAGAAGATACTCTGATAACAGTATTCCTAAGACACCCGATGCTGGAAAACTGACTCCACAGTTCGACTTCGGAGGATTGGGAGGCAGATGCGTGGATACAAGTCAACAATCAACTATCTCTCGAGCTCTGTCTAGGAGACGATCGGCAAGCAATGCAACTCGTCCTTTACCGGAACCACCCAAGACCGGAAGTCAGAGTCGTCCCCCTTGTCCTCCTCCCCCTACGTCTGAATCCAACCCAGATACGTACTACTCGTCCCCGCGAGATGAGGACAAAAACAGGGTGGACGAACTCCGAGATGGTTTACACGAAACAgacctgtgtgagtgtggcgtgCCTCTTTGTGACTCCCAGCTTCCTCTAGGGTGGACTCTGCATAAGAGTAACGACCCTGTCTCGTACGGATGCCTCTTTTACCAGAATGCTGAAGGAGAAACGACATGGTCTCTTCCTCTCCACATAGTGCCTGGGATCACTGCAAAGATGAAGAATGTGATCATCAAGCTAAGCAACCAGTGCGGGAATCCTCCCCCGGCAGTGTTGTTCCCACCGTACCAGGGTCAGGCGAGGGGACAAGGTGAAGCTCATTGGAATGGACTGGATTCTATGAATGATGGTGCCTGCAGAGAATCGAGGAAATTGAGTGAGGGTGAATAG